A single genomic interval of Helianthus annuus cultivar XRQ/B chromosome 6, HanXRQr2.0-SUNRISE, whole genome shotgun sequence harbors:
- the LOC110865096 gene encoding G-type lectin S-receptor-like serine/threonine-protein kinase At1g34300 isoform X2, producing MSYSPSPSPLPGDLYDNVDDVYTLDSSSHDPIWLIVGMFGFILLLVCCLFSSNANSTEKKAEELENDESRFNSLAMVQFLDDIEKEKPTRFTYQQLRIATDNFSIMLGSGGFGTVYKGIISNNKSVAVKVLNGASNKRIEEQFMAEVSTMGRTHHFNLVRLYGFCFESSLIALVYEFMVNGSLDNHLFKANKGDMMGFDKLHEIAVGTARGIAYLHEECAQRIVHYDIKPGNILLDSKFCAKVADFGLAKLCNRDKTHITMTAGRGTPGYAAPELWTPHPITQKCDVYSFGMLLFEIIGRRRNMDVSLGESQQWFPIWAWGKYEKKQLKDLMIVCGIEEKDQQVVERMLKVALCCVQYRPEARPVMSIIVRMLEGVLDVPEPLNPFTYLFSGADEPNDSLARMAWNVGGSDWSSSEVVTRSVGVMETPLMKKYEITMASE from the exons ATGTCTTAttctccttctccttctcctCTTCCTGGCGATTTATATGATAACGTAGATGATGTTTATACTCTAGATTCTTCTTCTCATGATCCTATTTGGCTCATTGTTGGTATGTTTGGTTTTATTCTATTGTTAG TATGTTGTCTGTTCTCATCAAATGCAAACTCCACGGAAAAGAAGGCGGAGGAATTAGAGAATGATGAATCTCGGTTTAATTCCCTGGCCATGGTCCAGTTCCTTGATGACATTGAAAAGGAAAAGCCCACCCGGTTCACCTATCAACAACTAAGAATAGCTACAGATAACTTCAGCATCATGCTAGGTTCAGGGGGCTTCGGGACAGTTTACAAGGGAATCATTAGCAACAACAAGTCTGTAGCTGTGAAAGTACTAAATGGAGCCTCTAACAAGCGAATAGAGGAACAATTCATGGCAGAAGTAAGTACTATGGGAAGAACCCATCACTTTAATCTTGTTAGACTTTATGGGTTTTGCTTTGAATCCAGTTTAATAGCTCTTGTATACGAGTTCATGGTTAACGGCTCGTTGGATAATCACTTGTTTAAAGCGAACAAAGGAGATATGATGGGGTTCGACAAGCTTCATGAAATTGCGGTGGGAACTGCGAGAGGCATCGCGTACTTGCATGAAGAATGTGCTCAAAGAATAGTTCACTATGATATTAAACCAGGAAATATACTCTTGGATTCAAAATTTTGTGCAAAAGTAGCCGATTTTGGTTTGGCCAAACTTTGCAATAGGGATAAGACCCATATAACTATGACAGCAGGACGAGGTACCCCAGGCTATGCAGCTCCTGA G CTCTGGACACCTCATCCCATTACACAAAAATGTGATGTTTATAGTTTCGGGATGCTACTTTTTGAGATCATCGGGAGAAGGAGAAATATGGACGTGTCTCTAGGTGAGAGCCAACAATGGTTCCCGATTTGGGCATGGGGCAAATATGAGAAAAAACAATTGAAAGATTTGATGATAGTTTGTGGGATTGAAGAGAAGG ATCAACAAGTGGTGGAGAGGATGCTAAAGGTGGCTCTTTGTTGTGTTCAATATAGGCCGGAGGCTAGGCCGGTGATGAGCATCATCGTTAGGATGTTGGAAGGTGTGTTAGACGTCCCTGAGCCTTTAAATCCTTTTACATATTTGTTTTCAGGGGCTGATGAACCTAATGATTCTTTGGCTCGAATGGCGTGGAATGTGGGTGGTTCAGACTGGTCTTCGTCTGAAGTTGTAACAAGATCGGTTGGAGTCATGGAGACACCACTTATGAAGAAATATGAGATTACAATGGCATCTGAATAA
- the LOC110865096 gene encoding G-type lectin S-receptor-like serine/threonine-protein kinase At1g34300 isoform X1, with the protein MSYSPSPSPLPGDLYDNVDDVYTLDSSSHDPIWLIVVCCLFSSNANSTEKKAEELENDESRFNSLAMVQFLDDIEKEKPTRFTYQQLRIATDNFSIMLGSGGFGTVYKGIISNNKSVAVKVLNGASNKRIEEQFMAEVSTMGRTHHFNLVRLYGFCFESSLIALVYEFMVNGSLDNHLFKANKGDMMGFDKLHEIAVGTARGIAYLHEECAQRIVHYDIKPGNILLDSKFCAKVADFGLAKLCNRDKTHITMTAGRGTPGYAAPEC; encoded by the exons ATGTCTTAttctccttctccttctcctCTTCCTGGCGATTTATATGATAACGTAGATGATGTTTATACTCTAGATTCTTCTTCTCATGATCCTATTTGGCTCATTGTTG TATGTTGTCTGTTCTCATCAAATGCAAACTCCACGGAAAAGAAGGCGGAGGAATTAGAGAATGATGAATCTCGGTTTAATTCCCTGGCCATGGTCCAGTTCCTTGATGACATTGAAAAGGAAAAGCCCACCCGGTTCACCTATCAACAACTAAGAATAGCTACAGATAACTTCAGCATCATGCTAGGTTCAGGGGGCTTCGGGACAGTTTACAAGGGAATCATTAGCAACAACAAGTCTGTAGCTGTGAAAGTACTAAATGGAGCCTCTAACAAGCGAATAGAGGAACAATTCATGGCAGAAGTAAGTACTATGGGAAGAACCCATCACTTTAATCTTGTTAGACTTTATGGGTTTTGCTTTGAATCCAGTTTAATAGCTCTTGTATACGAGTTCATGGTTAACGGCTCGTTGGATAATCACTTGTTTAAAGCGAACAAAGGAGATATGATGGGGTTCGACAAGCTTCATGAAATTGCGGTGGGAACTGCGAGAGGCATCGCGTACTTGCATGAAGAATGTGCTCAAAGAATAGTTCACTATGATATTAAACCAGGAAATATACTCTTGGATTCAAAATTTTGTGCAAAAGTAGCCGATTTTGGTTTGGCCAAACTTTGCAATAGGGATAAGACCCATATAACTATGACAGCAGGACGAGGTACCCCAGGCTATGCAGCTCCTGAGTGTTAG